One Cotesia glomerata isolate CgM1 linkage group LG8, MPM_Cglom_v2.3, whole genome shotgun sequence genomic window carries:
- the LOC123270426 gene encoding uncharacterized protein LOC123270426: MAKKISYFDHNSVGFKVFECYDLDNYDQTPKSSRVQKKLFVDSNDTVLQEVSWSEARFTNRTFHINIDANSTKTPPMIKTPFQPLAPTKPRRFTDKTELKPKKLVFKDVEESESDIVDLSVIYGAKTGETVLHDRQSSSLKQPTAAINTNDLRIKVNRKNINDNKENNMQYHYAYFDDKDLSGNNKCAVKKGALTHKKNSNKPGVIKHLRV, encoded by the exons atgGCTAAAAAAATATCGTATTTTGATCATAATAGTGTCGGGTTTAAAGTTTTTGAGTGCTACGATCTGGATAATTATGACCAGACACCAAAAAGCTCGCGGGTCCAGAAGAAATTGTTTGTTGACTCCAATGACACGGTCTTGCAAGaa gTCTCCTGGAGTGAAGCGCGTTTTACAAACCGTACgtttcatataaatattgatgccAATAGCACCAAAACTCCTCCGATGATCAAGACGCCTTTTCAGCCGTTGGCTCCGACAAAACCGCGGCGATTCACTGATAAGACAGAGTTGAAGCCCAAAAAATTGGTCTTCAAAGATGTCGAAGAATCTGAGTCAGACATAGTAGACCTGTCCGTGATTTATGGGGCTAAAACTGGCGAAACAGTTCTTCATGACCGGCAATCATCTTCTTTGAAACAACCAACAGCAGCAATTAATACAAACGATTTGCGCATTAAAGTTAATCGGAAGAATATAAATGACAACAAGGAAAACAATATGCAATACCATTACGCTTATTTTGACGACAAAGATTTAAGTGGAAACAATAAATGTGCAGTTAAAAAAGGAGCCTTGACccataagaaaaattcaaataagcCTGGAGTCATAAAGCATTTAAGAGTATAA